The following are encoded together in the Paludisphaera mucosa genome:
- the pyrR gene encoding bifunctional pyr operon transcriptional regulator/uracil phosphoribosyltransferase PyrR → MSSEEVQECDAGETGALIKAMAGRIWEGSTPSSPVRLVGVRSRGVPLAERLAAEAVAGGAVGAVDITLYRDDLDQARRWPVLRGTEIPFDVDGADVVLVDDVLFTGRTIRAAIDAICDLGRPARIRLAVLVDRGWRELPIQPDVVGLKLKTDRCDRVRVRLRPIDPVEEIVRIPAAPRLSPS, encoded by the coding sequence ATGAGCTCGGAAGAGGTGCAGGAATGCGACGCCGGCGAGACCGGCGCGCTGATCAAGGCGATGGCCGGGCGGATCTGGGAAGGATCGACGCCCTCCTCGCCCGTGCGGCTGGTCGGCGTGCGTTCCCGGGGCGTGCCGCTGGCCGAGCGGCTGGCGGCCGAGGCGGTCGCCGGGGGCGCGGTCGGGGCCGTCGACATCACGCTCTATCGCGACGACCTCGACCAGGCCCGGCGCTGGCCTGTGCTCCGCGGCACGGAGATTCCGTTCGACGTGGACGGGGCCGACGTCGTACTGGTCGACGACGTGCTGTTCACCGGCCGGACGATCCGCGCGGCCATCGACGCCATCTGCGACCTGGGCCGGCCGGCGCGGATCCGCCTGGCCGTCCTGGTCGACCGCGGCTGGCGCGAGCTGCCCATCCAGCCCGACGTCGTCGGCCTGAAGCTCAAGACCGATCGCTGCGACCGCGTCCGGGTCCGCCTCCGACCGATCGACCCGGTCGAGGAGATCGTCCGGATCCCGGCGGCCCCCCGCCTCTCCCCTTCCTGA
- a CDS encoding aspartate carbamoyltransferase catalytic subunit, with translation MPPADAPGSDPAPTAWTRKHLLGLEDLSREEMTAVLDTAESFSEISKRSRKKVPALQGRIVFNLFFENSTRTRTSFSLAAKRLSADTQDFTASVSSLSKGETFIDTAKNIEAMGCDVMVVRHPTPGAPHLLSQHVSSSIINAGDGAHEHPTQGLLDLMTIRRAKGKIEGLTVALLGDIAHSRVARSNIWGLLKFGAKVILCGPPTLVPRSMERLGCEVAYRLEDVLPRCDVINVLRIQFERQQGGMFPSVGEYSQFYMMTQERVRKAKPDLLILAPGPINRGVELTPEVADGKHSAILDQVTNGLAVRMAVLYLVSGKMPAGE, from the coding sequence ATCCCCCCCGCCGACGCCCCCGGGTCCGACCCCGCGCCGACGGCCTGGACCCGCAAGCACCTGCTCGGCCTCGAAGACCTCTCGCGCGAGGAGATGACGGCCGTCCTCGACACCGCCGAGTCGTTCTCGGAGATCTCCAAGCGGAGTCGCAAGAAGGTCCCCGCGCTCCAGGGGCGGATCGTCTTCAACCTCTTCTTCGAGAACTCGACCCGGACCCGCACGAGCTTCAGCCTGGCCGCCAAGCGGCTCTCGGCCGACACCCAGGACTTCACCGCGAGCGTCTCCAGCCTCTCCAAGGGCGAGACCTTCATCGACACCGCCAAGAACATCGAGGCCATGGGCTGCGACGTGATGGTCGTCCGCCACCCGACCCCGGGCGCGCCCCACCTGCTCTCGCAGCACGTCTCGTCCTCGATCATCAACGCCGGCGACGGTGCCCACGAGCACCCCACGCAAGGGCTGCTCGACCTGATGACGATCCGCCGGGCCAAGGGGAAGATCGAGGGCCTGACCGTGGCCCTGCTGGGCGACATCGCCCACTCCCGCGTCGCCCGGTCGAACATCTGGGGCTTGCTCAAGTTCGGCGCCAAGGTCATCCTCTGCGGTCCGCCGACGCTCGTCCCCCGGTCGATGGAACGCCTCGGCTGCGAGGTCGCCTACCGGCTCGAAGACGTCTTGCCGCGGTGCGACGTCATCAACGTCCTGCGGATCCAGTTCGAGCGCCAGCAGGGCGGGATGTTCCCCTCGGTCGGCGAATACTCGCAGTTCTACATGATGACCCAGGAACGGGTCCGCAAGGCCAAGCCCGACCTGCTGATCCTGGCCCCCGGGCCGATCAACCGGGGCGTCGAGCTGACCCCCGAGGTCGCCGACGGCAAGCACTCGGCGATCCTCGACCAGGTCACCAACGGCCTGGCCGTCCGCATGGCCGTGCTCTACCTGGTCAGCGGCAAGATGCCGGCCGGCGAGTAA
- a CDS encoding dihydroorotase: MPTIQITGGRIIDPSQNLDQVGDLWISRGRILPSGGGNEEAEIVVDARGLIVCPGLIDVHVHLREPGNEEDETIATGAAAALAGGVTSVACMPNTIPPIDTQAAAEFVVLQGRRAKQANVFPVGAVSKGRKGEELAGLGQLVAGGAVAFTDDGSPVSNAGLMRRALEYSKMFDLVIMQHCQVMELTAGGVMNEGFESMRLGLGGMPAAAEDIMVARDIRLAEITGGRLHIQHISTARAVELVREGKRRGIRVTAEACPHHFSLTDERLRSFDSNYKMNPPLRTAEDVAAVIEGLKDGAIEILCTDHAPHAREKKMRELDQAPFGIVGLETLLPITVTHLIEPGHLSWSEAIRKMTINAANLLGLSKGTLRPGADADVTIIDPSTSWTIDASQFRSKSRNTPYDGWEVRGRAHTVVVHGEVRYTLGGIVQETPAGASPS; the protein is encoded by the coding sequence TTGCCGACCATCCAGATCACCGGCGGAAGGATCATCGACCCCTCCCAGAATCTCGACCAGGTCGGCGACCTCTGGATCAGCCGCGGCCGGATCCTGCCCAGCGGCGGCGGCAACGAGGAGGCCGAGATCGTCGTCGACGCGCGGGGCCTGATCGTCTGCCCCGGCCTGATCGACGTCCACGTCCACCTCCGCGAGCCCGGCAACGAGGAGGACGAGACGATCGCCACAGGCGCGGCCGCCGCGCTCGCGGGGGGCGTCACCTCGGTCGCCTGCATGCCGAACACGATCCCGCCGATCGACACCCAGGCGGCGGCCGAATTCGTGGTGCTCCAGGGCCGGCGGGCCAAGCAGGCCAACGTCTTCCCCGTCGGGGCCGTGAGCAAGGGCCGCAAGGGCGAGGAGCTGGCCGGGCTGGGGCAGCTCGTGGCCGGCGGCGCGGTGGCCTTCACCGACGACGGCTCACCGGTCTCCAACGCCGGCCTGATGCGGCGGGCGCTCGAATACTCGAAGATGTTCGACCTGGTCATCATGCAGCATTGCCAGGTCATGGAGCTGACCGCCGGCGGCGTGATGAACGAGGGCTTCGAGTCGATGCGGCTGGGCCTGGGCGGGATGCCCGCCGCCGCCGAGGACATCATGGTCGCCCGCGACATCCGCCTCGCCGAGATCACCGGCGGCCGGCTCCACATCCAGCACATCTCCACCGCCCGGGCCGTCGAGCTGGTCCGCGAGGGCAAGCGCCGGGGGATCCGGGTCACGGCCGAGGCCTGCCCCCATCACTTCAGCCTGACCGACGAACGGCTGCGGAGCTTCGACTCCAACTACAAGATGAACCCCCCGCTCCGCACGGCCGAGGACGTCGCCGCCGTGATCGAGGGGCTCAAGGACGGCGCGATCGAGATCCTCTGCACCGACCACGCCCCCCACGCCCGCGAGAAGAAGATGCGCGAGCTGGACCAGGCCCCGTTCGGGATCGTCGGCCTGGAGACGCTGCTGCCGATCACCGTCACCCACCTGATCGAGCCCGGCCACCTCAGCTGGTCCGAGGCGATCCGCAAGATGACGATCAACGCGGCCAACCTGCTGGGCCTCTCCAAGGGGACGCTCCGCCCCGGGGCCGACGCCGACGTGACCATCATCGACCCCTCGACCTCCTGGACGATCGACGCGTCCCAGTTTCGCAGCAAGAGCCGGAACACCCCCTACGACGGCTGGGAGGTCCGCGGCCGCGCCCACACCGTGGTCGTCCACGGCGAGGTCCGCTACACCCTGGGCGGCATCGTCCAGGAGACCCCCGCCGGGGCGTCGCCCTCCTGA
- a CDS encoding NYN domain-containing protein, which translates to MRWLIDGYNVMHAAGVVDSKMGRHQFRGARKRFLDRLAAALKDLAAETTIVFDANQPPADFPIESNYRGMTVIFAVADADADSRIERILAHHSTPKSLTIVSNDREVRQSATRRKARAIKADDFLDRLPTLAYEARPPVKPASDPESSRAAPALDDAERAYWQEVFGAIEVEPVDRAPPRPRKTPTNAAPPAPDRRRVEKPRDLVVRDVPSLRSAMLTDADIAAIRREIDLEG; encoded by the coding sequence ATGCGATGGCTGATCGACGGGTATAACGTGATGCACGCGGCCGGCGTCGTCGACTCGAAAATGGGTCGGCACCAGTTCCGCGGCGCGCGCAAGCGGTTCCTCGACAGGCTGGCCGCCGCGCTCAAGGATCTCGCCGCCGAGACCACGATCGTCTTCGACGCCAACCAGCCGCCGGCGGACTTCCCGATCGAGTCGAACTACCGGGGCATGACCGTCATCTTCGCGGTCGCCGACGCCGACGCCGACTCCCGGATCGAGCGGATCCTCGCCCACCACTCGACGCCCAAGTCGCTCACGATCGTCTCCAACGACCGCGAGGTCCGCCAGTCGGCGACCCGCCGCAAGGCCCGCGCGATCAAGGCCGACGACTTCCTCGACCGGCTGCCGACCCTCGCCTACGAGGCTCGCCCGCCCGTCAAACCCGCCTCCGACCCCGAATCGTCCCGCGCCGCCCCCGCCCTCGACGACGCCGAGCGGGCCTACTGGCAGGAAGTCTTCGGAGCGATCGAGGTCGAGCCCGTCGACCGCGCGCCCCCCCGGCCCCGCAAGACGCCGACGAACGCCGCGCCGCCGGCCCCCGACCGCCGCCGGGTCGAGAAGCCGCGCGACCTGGTCGTCCGGGACGTCCCCAGCCTGCGTTCCGCCATGCTGACCGACGCCGACATCGCCGCGATCCGCCGCGAGATCGATCTGGAAGGATGA
- the sucC gene encoding ADP-forming succinate--CoA ligase subunit beta encodes MKVHEYQAKELLAKAGVAVPAGIVVTTAAEAAKAYEALGGGLVVVKAQVHAGGRGKGVAVGPEVDRDEALAIASGHKPRPDGMAKGVQLVKSAADAEKAAAGMLGKTLVTYQTGPEGQAIKKVLVTVGHDIVRELYLGVAIDRNLKRPVVMASTEGGVEIEKVAHDTPEKILREPVDVGLGLADFQARKICKALGLSGPTAKKGAVFLKNFVKFVIDSDASLAEINPLIVTDKGDVLALDCKLNFDDNALFRHKDLAGLIDEDEEDPAELRAGRSGLSYVSLDGDIACLVNGAGLAMSTMDLIKYHGGEPANFLDVGGGADKNQVLEAFRILLSSDKVNAVLVNIFGGIMQCDIIAQALLAAYDEIDFRVPLVVRLEGTNADIGKAMLEKSGRKIITADGLTDAAQKVVAAAKQQAA; translated from the coding sequence ATGAAGGTTCATGAGTATCAGGCCAAGGAACTTCTCGCCAAGGCCGGAGTCGCCGTGCCCGCCGGCATCGTCGTCACGACGGCCGCCGAGGCCGCCAAGGCGTACGAGGCGCTGGGAGGCGGCCTGGTCGTCGTGAAGGCCCAGGTGCACGCGGGCGGGCGCGGCAAGGGCGTCGCCGTCGGCCCCGAGGTCGACCGCGACGAGGCCCTGGCCATCGCCAGCGGCCACAAGCCCCGCCCCGACGGCATGGCCAAGGGCGTGCAACTCGTGAAGTCGGCCGCCGACGCCGAGAAGGCCGCCGCCGGCATGCTCGGCAAGACCCTGGTGACCTACCAGACCGGCCCCGAAGGCCAGGCCATCAAGAAGGTGCTCGTCACCGTCGGCCACGACATCGTCCGCGAGTTGTACCTGGGCGTCGCGATCGACCGCAACCTCAAGCGGCCCGTCGTCATGGCGTCGACCGAAGGCGGCGTCGAGATCGAGAAGGTCGCGCACGACACCCCCGAGAAGATCCTCCGCGAGCCGGTCGACGTCGGCCTCGGCCTCGCCGATTTCCAGGCCCGCAAGATCTGCAAGGCCCTGGGCCTCAGCGGGCCGACGGCCAAGAAGGGCGCGGTCTTCCTCAAGAACTTCGTCAAGTTCGTCATCGACAGCGACGCCTCGCTCGCCGAGATCAACCCCCTCATCGTCACCGACAAGGGCGACGTCCTGGCGCTCGACTGCAAGCTGAACTTCGACGACAACGCCCTGTTCCGCCACAAGGACCTGGCGGGCCTGATCGACGAGGACGAGGAGGATCCGGCCGAGCTTCGCGCCGGCCGCTCGGGCCTCTCGTACGTCAGCCTCGACGGCGACATCGCCTGCCTCGTCAACGGGGCCGGGCTGGCCATGAGCACGATGGACCTGATCAAGTACCACGGCGGCGAGCCGGCCAACTTCCTGGACGTCGGCGGCGGCGCCGACAAGAACCAGGTGCTGGAAGCCTTCCGCATCCTCCTCTCCTCGGACAAGGTCAACGCCGTCCTCGTCAACATCTTCGGCGGCATCATGCAGTGCGACATCATCGCCCAGGCGCTGCTGGCCGCGTACGACGAGATCGACTTCCGGGTCCCGCTGGTCGTCCGCCTCGAAGGGACGAACGCCGACATCGGCAAGGCGATGCTGGAGAAGAGCGGCCGCAAGATCATCACGGCCGACGGCCTGACCGACGCCGCCCAGAAGGTGGTCGCCGCCGCGAAGCAGCAGGCCGCCTGA
- the sucD gene encoding succinate--CoA ligase subunit alpha, giving the protein MSILVGKDTRLICQGITGKSGGFHAEKCKEYGTNLVGGVTPGRGGETAVGGPVFDTCLEAVAATGANATMIFVPPPGAADAIMEAADAGIPVIIAITEGIPVVDMARAVAYLKTYHPEVRLIGPNCPGVITPGECKIGIMPGYIHKPGRIGVVSRSGTLTYEAVWQLTNLGIGQSTCVGIGGDPVNGTSFVDVLAMFEADPDTDAVLMMGEIGGNAEEQAAEFKASGKFTKPLAAFIAGQTAPPGKRMGHAGAIISGGSGKASDKIAALEGAGIRVAKSPADMGLALKAAIGA; this is encoded by the coding sequence ATGAGCATCCTGGTCGGAAAAGACACCCGCCTCATTTGCCAGGGGATCACCGGCAAGTCGGGCGGGTTCCACGCGGAGAAGTGCAAGGAATACGGCACGAACCTGGTCGGCGGCGTGACGCCCGGCCGCGGCGGCGAGACGGCCGTCGGCGGGCCGGTGTTCGACACCTGCCTCGAGGCCGTCGCGGCCACCGGCGCCAACGCCACGATGATCTTCGTCCCGCCCCCGGGCGCGGCCGACGCCATCATGGAGGCGGCCGACGCCGGCATCCCGGTGATCATCGCCATCACCGAGGGGATCCCCGTCGTCGACATGGCCCGCGCCGTGGCCTACCTCAAGACGTACCACCCCGAGGTCCGCCTGATCGGCCCCAACTGCCCCGGCGTGATCACGCCCGGCGAGTGCAAGATCGGCATCATGCCGGGCTATATCCACAAGCCGGGCCGGATCGGCGTCGTCAGCCGCTCGGGCACCCTCACCTACGAGGCCGTCTGGCAGCTCACGAACCTGGGCATCGGCCAGAGCACCTGCGTGGGCATCGGCGGCGACCCGGTCAACGGCACCAGCTTCGTCGACGTCCTGGCGATGTTCGAGGCCGATCCCGACACCGACGCCGTGCTCATGATGGGCGAGATCGGCGGCAACGCCGAGGAGCAGGCGGCCGAGTTCAAGGCCTCGGGCAAGTTCACCAAGCCGCTGGCGGCGTTCATCGCCGGCCAGACCGCCCCGCCGGGCAAGCGGATGGGCCACGCCGGCGCCATCATCTCGGGTGGGTCGGGCAAGGCGTCCGACAAGATCGCCGCGCTCGAAGGCGCGGGCATCCGCGTGGCCAAGAGCCCGGCCGACATGGGCCTGGCCCTCAAAGCGGCGATCGGCGCGTGA
- a CDS encoding NUDIX domain-containing protein translates to MSAAVPGDEPRPDAAPPGNPWRTLGKRPVYENPWIRVREDDVVRPDGQRGIYGVVEFKNRAVGVLPVEDDGSVWLVGQHRYPQDAYSWEMPEGGCPADESPEETAIRELKEETGITAGRLELISTSHLSNSVSDEVAYIYRATGLTQGESEPEGSEQLVVRRVAWDETWRMLREGEITDAMSVIAILHEAVRRLGGKA, encoded by the coding sequence GTGAGCGCGGCGGTCCCCGGCGACGAACCCCGTCCGGACGCGGCCCCGCCCGGCAACCCCTGGCGGACCCTGGGCAAGCGTCCGGTCTACGAGAACCCCTGGATCCGCGTCCGCGAAGACGACGTGGTCCGCCCCGACGGCCAGCGCGGGATCTACGGCGTCGTCGAGTTCAAGAACCGGGCCGTGGGCGTCCTCCCCGTCGAGGACGACGGCTCGGTCTGGCTCGTCGGCCAGCATCGCTATCCCCAGGACGCCTATTCCTGGGAGATGCCCGAGGGGGGCTGCCCCGCCGACGAATCGCCCGAGGAGACGGCGATCCGCGAGCTCAAGGAGGAGACCGGCATCACCGCCGGCCGGCTCGAGCTGATCTCCACGAGCCACCTCTCGAACTCGGTCAGCGACGAGGTCGCCTACATCTACCGGGCGACCGGCCTGACCCAGGGCGAGAGCGAGCCCGAGGGCTCCGAGCAGCTCGTTGTGCGCCGGGTCGCCTGGGACGAGACCTGGCGGATGCTCCGGGAGGGCGAGATCACCGACGCGATGTCGGTCATCGCCATCCTGCACGAGGCGGTCCGTCGCCTGGGGGGGAAGGCCTGA
- a CDS encoding peptidoglycan recognition protein family protein — protein sequence MANVFSAPIALRAQRACLAAAAVGALLAAGCNHRRSVLRPVMPAPRVMAAPGCTNCGSGGSSVVTSPGTAIIREGPAGGSAREPVIITPGGGLDSSVPLESPPSSVGSSPTSRRAPAAETPPKATIDEPLLDDLSPAAATSSRSRSLRPPIESKPKSSAPDLSAPAPAAGATSMSPGGSGSLRTTSATGVVRRASAKDPLRTYFATDAADDLFFPNKADRPWKYVVVHHSATEAGSYDAIDAEHRKLLGLDGCGYHFVIGNGTGSGDGQIEVSQRWVNQKHGVHCRNARRADIDEYGIGVCLIGDFEKAPPTPRQQAALKALLAYLSERYTIEQDRLETHSHMAATPTVCPGKHFPTNALEVPARPAAAQADASPTPSAATRRHVPTAWRLPDLDPAPTPAAPAR from the coding sequence ATGGCCAACGTGTTTTCGGCCCCGATCGCCCTGCGCGCCCAGCGAGCCTGCCTCGCGGCGGCGGCCGTCGGCGCCCTGCTGGCGGCGGGATGCAACCACCGTCGTTCCGTCCTGCGGCCGGTCATGCCGGCGCCCCGCGTCATGGCGGCCCCCGGCTGCACCAACTGCGGCTCCGGCGGCTCTTCCGTCGTGACCTCGCCCGGCACGGCGATCATCCGCGAGGGCCCCGCCGGCGGCTCCGCCCGCGAGCCGGTCATCATCACCCCCGGGGGCGGTCTCGATTCGTCCGTGCCCCTGGAATCGCCCCCCTCGTCGGTCGGCTCGTCGCCCACGTCGCGTCGCGCCCCCGCCGCCGAGACCCCGCCCAAGGCGACGATCGACGAGCCCCTGCTCGACGACCTCTCGCCGGCCGCCGCCACGAGCAGCCGGTCGCGCAGCCTGCGGCCGCCGATCGAGTCGAAGCCCAAGTCCTCGGCGCCGGACCTCTCGGCCCCGGCCCCCGCGGCGGGAGCGACTAGCATGAGCCCCGGCGGCTCCGGCAGCCTCCGCACCACGTCGGCGACGGGCGTCGTCCGCCGCGCCAGCGCGAAGGACCCGCTCCGCACGTATTTCGCGACCGACGCGGCCGACGACCTGTTCTTCCCCAACAAGGCCGACCGGCCCTGGAAGTACGTGGTCGTCCACCACAGCGCGACCGAGGCGGGATCGTACGACGCCATCGACGCCGAGCATCGCAAGCTGCTGGGCCTCGACGGCTGCGGCTACCACTTCGTGATCGGCAACGGCACGGGCAGCGGCGACGGCCAGATCGAGGTCTCGCAGCGCTGGGTGAACCAGAAGCACGGCGTCCATTGCCGCAACGCCCGCCGCGCCGACATCGACGAGTACGGCATCGGCGTCTGCCTGATCGGCGACTTCGAGAAGGCCCCGCCGACCCCCCGGCAGCAGGCCGCGCTCAAGGCGCTGCTGGCCTACCTGAGCGAGCGATACACGATCGAGCAGGACCGGCTGGAGACCCACTCCCACATGGCCGCGACGCCGACCGTCTGCCCCGGCAAGCACTTCCCGACCAACGCCCTGGAAGTCCCGGCCCGCCCGGCCGCCGCCCAGGCCGACGCGTCGCCGACGCCGAGCGCCGCGACCCGCCGGCACGTCCCGACCGCCTGGCGGCTCCCGGACCTCGACCCGGCGCCCACGCCCGCCGCCCCGGCCCGCTGA
- the leuS gene encoding leucine--tRNA ligase: MPAYHPQRIEPRWQAYWEQHQTFATPDFDPDRPKLYVLDMFPYPSGAGLHVGHPEGYTATDIVCRYKRMRGFNVLHPMGWDAFGLPAEQYAVQTNTHPRITTQANVDNFRRQIKSLGFSYDWSREIDTTSPDYYRWTQWIFLKIHDTWYDPEFAWTDSQGAPRRGKGRPIAELPIPPGVDAQAYRDSKRLAYRAEVPVNWCPALGTVLANEEVIDGKSERGGHPVVRMPLTQWMLRITAYGDRLVEDIEHVDWPKPIKDMQRNWVGRSEGAEVDFPILLGDAPPPRPPGAFPETPAEGVIRVYTTRPDTLFGATYMVLAPEHPLVDRITTPERREAVAKYREQARFKSDLDRTDLAKTKTGVDTGGLAVNPVTGEPIPVWIADYVLMGYGTGAIMAVPAHDERDFEFAKTFGIAIRAVVEPPASWLAANAAEGAETGDAAKLLEAYKADPGAFADVFHDEGVAIQSRNETFVLEGKPTPEAKTAITAWLSERGVGKKAVNYKLRDWLFSRQRYWGEPFPVVLDADDRVIALGEDELPVLLPELDDFKPTGNPEPPLSKAKDWVRYSETFRRETNTMPQWAGSCWYYLRYIDPANAERAWDPEKEKHWLPVDLYVGGAEHAVLHLLYSRFWHKVLFDRGLVSTPEPFQRLVNQGMILGETEYTGYRDPSGAWIPATEVVHADDGVFRKGEATRAPLEVVKLEDDKIVKKGEGFVLKEAPDVRVDARAHKMSKARGNVINPDVVVAEYGADSLRLYEMFMGPLEAVKPWSMNGVEGVYRFLGRAWRMIVDAEAEDVRLDARVCDAEPTPEQAKLVARTVAAVGEHYDGLRFNTAVSRLMEFVNAFTGAEVRPRAAMETFVLLLAPMAPHVAEELWQVLGHETTLAYEPWPTFDPALLKDDEVEIPVQVMGKLRGKVVVPADADAQAIETIARADERIAAVLQGKTVRKVVVVPGKLINFVAN, encoded by the coding sequence ATGCCCGCGTACCACCCTCAGCGGATCGAGCCCAGGTGGCAGGCCTACTGGGAGCAGCATCAGACGTTCGCGACCCCCGACTTCGACCCCGATCGGCCCAAGCTCTACGTGCTCGACATGTTCCCCTACCCCAGCGGCGCGGGCCTTCACGTCGGCCACCCCGAGGGCTACACCGCCACCGACATCGTCTGCCGCTACAAGCGGATGCGCGGGTTCAACGTCCTGCACCCGATGGGCTGGGACGCCTTCGGCCTCCCGGCCGAGCAGTACGCCGTGCAGACCAACACCCACCCGCGGATCACCACCCAGGCGAACGTCGACAACTTCCGCCGCCAGATCAAGTCGCTGGGCTTCTCGTACGACTGGTCGCGCGAGATCGACACGACCTCGCCCGACTACTACAGGTGGACGCAGTGGATCTTCCTCAAGATCCACGACACCTGGTACGACCCCGAATTCGCCTGGACCGACTCGCAGGGCGCCCCGCGCAGAGGGAAGGGACGGCCGATCGCCGAGCTGCCCATCCCCCCCGGCGTCGACGCCCAGGCGTACCGCGATTCGAAGCGCCTGGCCTACCGCGCCGAGGTCCCCGTCAACTGGTGCCCGGCGCTCGGGACGGTGCTCGCGAACGAGGAGGTCATCGACGGCAAGAGCGAGCGCGGCGGCCACCCCGTCGTCCGCATGCCGCTGACCCAGTGGATGCTGCGGATCACCGCCTACGGCGACCGCCTCGTCGAGGACATCGAGCACGTCGACTGGCCCAAGCCCATCAAGGACATGCAGCGCAACTGGGTCGGCCGCAGCGAAGGGGCCGAGGTCGACTTCCCCATCCTCCTCGGCGACGCCCCCCCGCCCCGTCCCCCCGGCGCGTTCCCGGAGACGCCCGCCGAGGGGGTCATCCGGGTCTACACGACGCGGCCCGACACCCTCTTCGGCGCGACCTACATGGTGCTCGCCCCCGAGCACCCGCTGGTCGACCGGATCACCACGCCCGAGCGCCGGGAGGCCGTCGCGAAGTATCGCGAGCAGGCCCGGTTCAAGAGCGACCTCGACCGCACCGACCTGGCCAAGACCAAGACCGGCGTCGACACCGGCGGCCTCGCCGTCAATCCCGTCACCGGCGAGCCGATCCCCGTCTGGATCGCCGACTACGTGCTGATGGGCTACGGGACCGGCGCCATCATGGCCGTCCCGGCGCACGACGAGCGCGATTTCGAGTTCGCGAAGACGTTCGGCATCGCCATCCGCGCCGTCGTCGAGCCCCCGGCCTCCTGGCTCGCCGCCAACGCCGCCGAGGGGGCGGAAACCGGCGACGCCGCGAAGCTCCTGGAAGCCTACAAGGCCGACCCCGGCGCGTTCGCCGACGTCTTCCACGACGAGGGGGTCGCGATCCAGTCGCGGAATGAGACCTTCGTCCTCGAAGGCAAGCCGACGCCCGAGGCGAAGACGGCGATCACCGCCTGGCTCTCCGAGCGGGGGGTCGGCAAGAAGGCGGTCAACTACAAGCTGCGCGACTGGCTCTTCTCGCGCCAGCGTTACTGGGGCGAGCCCTTCCCGGTCGTGCTCGACGCCGACGACCGCGTGATCGCGCTCGGCGAGGACGAGCTGCCGGTGCTGCTCCCCGAGCTGGACGACTTCAAGCCGACCGGGAACCCCGAGCCGCCGCTCAGCAAGGCGAAGGACTGGGTCCGCTACTCCGAGACGTTCCGCCGCGAGACCAACACGATGCCCCAGTGGGCCGGCTCGTGCTGGTACTACCTCCGCTACATCGACCCCGCGAACGCCGAGCGGGCCTGGGATCCGGAGAAGGAGAAGCACTGGCTGCCGGTCGACCTGTACGTCGGCGGGGCCGAGCACGCGGTGCTCCACCTGCTCTACAGCCGCTTCTGGCACAAGGTCCTATTCGACCGCGGCCTGGTCAGCACGCCCGAACCCTTCCAGCGGCTGGTGAACCAGGGGATGATCCTGGGCGAGACCGAATACACCGGCTATCGCGATCCCTCGGGGGCGTGGATCCCGGCGACCGAGGTCGTGCACGCCGACGACGGGGTCTTCCGCAAGGGCGAGGCGACCCGCGCCCCGCTCGAAGTCGTGAAGCTCGAGGACGACAAGATCGTCAAGAAGGGCGAGGGGTTCGTCCTCAAGGAGGCCCCGGACGTCCGGGTCGACGCCCGCGCGCACAAGATGTCGAAGGCCCGGGGGAACGTCATCAACCCGGACGTCGTCGTCGCCGAGTACGGCGCCGACAGCCTGCGGCTCTACGAGATGTTCATGGGCCCGCTCGAAGCGGTGAAGCCCTGGAGCATGAACGGCGTCGAGGGGGTTTATCGCTTTTTGGGCCGGGCCTGGCGGATGATCGTCGACGCCGAGGCCGAGGACGTCCGGCTCGACGCCCGCGTCTGCGACGCCGAGCCGACGCCCGAGCAGGCCAAGCTGGTGGCCCGGACCGTGGCGGCCGTGGGCGAGCACTACGACGGCCTGCGGTTCAACACCGCCGTCAGCCGGCTGATGGAGTTCGTCAACGCCTTCACCGGCGCCGAGGTCCGCCCCAGGGCGGCGATGGAGACTTTCGTCCTCCTGCTCGCGCCGATGGCCCCGCACGTCGCCGAGGAGCTGTGGCAGGTCCTCGGACACGAGACGACGCTCGCCTACGAGCCCTGGCCGACGTTCGACCCGGCGCTGCTCAAGGACGACGAGGTCGAGATCCCGGTGCAGGTCATGGGCAAGCTCCGCGGCAAGGTCGTCGTCCCCGCCGACGCCGACGCCCAGGCGATCGAGACGATCGCGCGGGCCGACGAGCGGATCGCCGCCGTCCTCCAGGGCAAGACGGTCCGCAAGGTCGTCGTCGTGCCCGGGAAACTGATCAACTTCGTCGCGAATTGA